The following coding sequences lie in one Haematobia irritans isolate KBUSLIRL chromosome 3, ASM5000362v1, whole genome shotgun sequence genomic window:
- the LOC142231211 gene encoding uncharacterized protein LOC142231211, which produces MPNGEEITQPSPSLEELKQRRASSKGSMTRIKNVVEGKNILSHTELECRLGIIESYYKQASYYQNQIERLSPLDDGRADIDELYITIKTKILDLIGSGRRHSVTEQSFSVPQHSSSRLPNLKLPKFDGKYLEYKNFINTFNNLVHKDPNIPVTEKFNHLLSCLSGEALSTIKAFQVTDENYQSALDRLKERYDNDTLIFLENVTSMFEISKSSKPVPKQLRNIVDTISALYSSLKSLGSYEQICDAFIIHLAMSKVDPETKQKWDEFIDYSKLPSWTDCCSMLDRRCQQLDAQCRRTSKQQNPSTSSNYSHNNQPSKQHSLLAKNMTQEIICNHCSKSGHFITTCQRFIVLTPNQRMEQAKQQKLCLNCLSKGHMYMQCPSRYSCRFCKQKHHSLLHKQEEQEETPTTSSASTHGTFRQNSDSQISNVILATALVLIRDSEGNFRMGRALLDSCSQVNFITESFSNSLNLRKSKNPIDILGIGASGVKVSYKTQSTVRSRLNNFELSLDFLISPKITGYHPDENLSITDFDLPNNIELADPEFHRRRGIDMLLGAESFFSLLSVGQIRLGENLPTLQKTLLGWIVSGKYTSNHLNRPSKTSYVVSEDIFSKINNNVEMLWKLESVEGKRQPFSLEQQECENHFIKNVSVQNDRRIVVRLPLKEDPTVLGDSRDIALRRFLSIERKLNKNSELKEQYSKFMKEYEELGHMSPIEEKSISSPNYYIPHHCVLRPQSVSTKLRVVFDASCKSSSQLSLNDIMMVGPTIQNQLLITLLRFRCHRYGLTADIEKMYRQVLVHPDDRHLQLILWRDHSTSPIKTYTLNTVTYGTASAPYLAIRSLHYAAERFPNSHECGKAVVTKDFYVDDMITGADDLHTLQLIKKEVTEILTHSNFSLSKWHSNCLNLNLTDAGIKEVRIDDDSTSTLGISWYTSDDTFHFEFRPLKSYSHNTKRTILSLTSTLFDPMGLISPLIIKSKILLQKLWILKCDWDESVPQEIDSSWTNILADYHNLPQLKIFRFIRLTNLIDLQVHGFGDASTKAYGCCLYFRCIDSFGNVVTNLVASKSRVAPLKTRSLPRLELCASHLLAIFWNQLKNHFDFSISKINFWSDSQITLHWIRTHSSTLSTFVGNRVSEIQNLSNDIDWRYIPTDQNPADLVSRGCSVIELENSNWFYGPSFLRSSESEWPPFDGPNVSEEEMTIEKRKTILLAQEEDVPYIVQAVHKFSNYLKCLRIFSYIFQFQSKKLRNCLTISPDELNHSLHRIIWAIQRHYFSNEIKQINNSGTLHNHLSSLALFIQEVDGVELVRVGGRLLNSDLPEDMKFPFLLPKSDPFVKVMINHFHQSNYHAGPRALVSLIQQQFWIINCRSLARQVVYSCIHCTKYKPKLLTQVMGNLPKDRVSGSRPFQVVGVDFAGPIATYLRIRGKTPYKSYIAVFVCFATKAVHLEAVSDLTSDAFIAALKRFIGRRGLPFKIYCDNATNFIGAESKLKEFHKQFHLEETKSKIESFSGSKHIQFIFIPPRAPHFGGLWEAAVKSAKGHLFRTLPNARLTFEELSTALVEIEAIMNSRPISPASTDPNDLQALTPGHFLIGCPLLSLPERTNFDSDISHLQSWQKISAVKSHFWRRWHKEYLAQLQHRYKWQTPQQDLKVNDMVIIHEDNVPPLKWTIGRVTNIVSGDDGYARVADVRTPTNLLRRPVAKLAKLPID; this is translated from the coding sequence atgccAAACGGTGAAGAAATAACACAGCCAAGCCCATCGCTTGAAGAATTAAAACAGCGTCGTGCCTCATCGAAAGGTAGTATGACCcgaatcaaaaatgttgtcgaaggaaaaaatatattgtctCATACTGAGTTAGAATGTCGATTAGGCATTATTGAGTCATACTACAAACAGGCTTCGTATTATCAGAACCAAATTGAAAGGCTGTCTCCTCTAGACGATGGTAGGGCTGATATAGATGAACTTTACATCACTATTAAgaccaaaattttagatctgaTTGGTAGTGGTAGACGGCATAGTGTTACTGAACAATCTTTTTCTGTCCCTCAACACTCATCAAGTCGTCTTCCTAACTTGAAACTTCCCAAGTTTGATGGAAAGTATTtagaatacaaaaattttataaatacttTCAACAATTTAGTCCATAAGGACCCAAATATTCCAGTGACGGAAAAATTCAACCATTTACTTTCGTGTCTCAGTGGTGAGGCCTTATCAACAATTAAAGCGTTTCAAGTCACAGATGAAAACTATCAGAGTGCCCTCGACAGACTCAAAGAGAGGTACGATAATGACACActgatatttttggaaaacgtaACATCAATGTTTGAAATTTCTAAATCAAGTAAACCTGTCCCAAAGCAATTAAGAAATATTGTAGACACTATATCAGCCCTTTATAGTTCTCTGAAATCACTTGGCTCATATGAACAAATTTGTGACGCATTCATAATTCATTTGGCAATGAGCAAAGTTGACCCTGAAACAAAACAGAAATGGGATGAGTTTATTGATTACTCGAAATTACCTTCGTGGACTGATTGCTGCTCTATGTTGGACAGACGTTGTCAACAACTCGATGCACAGTGCCGAAGAACATCTAAACAACAAAACCCATCTACCTCAtcgaattattcacataataatCAACCATCGAAGCAACACTCATTGCTGGCGAAAAATATGACTCAAGAAATAATTTGCAATCATTGCTCAAAATCTGGTCATTTTATAACAACTTGTCAACGATTCATTGTTTTGACTCCAAATCAACGAATGGAGcaagcaaaacaacaaaaactttgTCTCAACTGTCTGTCAAAGGGACACATGTATATGCAGTGTCCTTCGCGATATTCATGCagattttgtaaacaaaaacatcACTCGCTTTTACATAAGCAAGAGGAGCAAGAAGAAACTCCGACTACGTCATCTGCCTCAACTCACggtacatttcgacaaaattctgaCTCACAAATAAGTAATGTTATTTTAGCGACTGCTTTGGTTTTAATTCGAGATTCTGAGGGGAATTTTAGAATGGGGAGAGCACTTCTTGATTCTTGCTCTCAAGTAAATTTCATAACGGAATCTTTCTCAAATTCACTCAATTTAcggaaatcgaaaaatcctatagatattttgggaaTTGGTGCTTCTGGTGTAAAAGTTTCATACAAAACACAAAGTACTGTCCGATCTCGATTAAATAATTTCGAATTGTCCCTCGATTTCTTAATTTCCCCAAAGATAACTGGGTATCATCCTGATGAGAATTTATCGATAACGGATTTCGATCTACCCAACAACATTGAATTAGCTGACCCTGAATTCCATCGTAGGCGTGGTATCGATATGTTACTTGGTGCCGagtcatttttctcacttctttCTGTGGGACAAATTCGTCTTGGGGAAAATCTACCGACTTTACAGAAGACACTGTTAGGGTGGATTGTTTCCGGAAAATATACAAGTAATCATTTGAATCGACCTTCAAAAACAAGTTATGTTGTCTCAGaagatatattttcaaaaatcaataataatgtTGAAATGTTATGGAAATTAGAATCTGTTGAAGGCAAACGCCAACCATTTTCATTGGAACAACAGGAATGCGAAaatcatttcattaaaaatgtatcgGTCCAAAATGATAGAAGAATCGTTGTGAGATTGCCTCTTAAGGAAGACCCAACGGTTCTTGGTGATTCAAGAGACATAGCTCTTCGTcgttttctttctattgaacgaaaattaaataaaaattctgaattGAAGGAACAGTACTCAAAGTTTATGAAAGAATATGAAGAGCTAGGACATATGTCTCCAATAGAAGAAAAATCGATTTCTTCTCCAAACTATTACATTCCCCATCATTGTGTTTTACGACCTCAAAGTGTCTCGACCAAACTTCGTGTGGTTTTTGACGCATCATGCAAATCCTCATCTCAATTGTCTCTTAACGATATCATGATGGTTGGTCCCACAATTCAAAATCAGTTACTAATAACTTTGCTGCGCTTCAGATGTCATAGGTATGGCCTTACAGccgatattgaaaaaatgtatcggCAGGTATTGGTCCATCCTGATGATAGACATTTGCAACTGATTTTATGGCGTGATCATTCTACCAGTCCGATTAAAACATATACCCTGAATACTGTCACATATGGAACTGCATCTGCCCCATATTTAGCAATACGAAGTCTTCATTATGCCGCAGAACGATTTCCCAATTCTCACGAATGTGGCAAGGCTGTTGTCACAAAAGATTTCTATGTTGATGATATGATTACTGGTGCTGATGATTTGCATACATTGCAACTCATCAAGAAGGAGGTAACAGAAATATTGACTCATTCAAATTTCTCTCTCTCAAAATGGCATAGTAACTGTCTCAATCTGAACTTAACTGATGCTGGTATAAAAGAGGTTCGAATTGACGATGATTCTACTAGCACATTAGGAATATCGTGGTACACCTCTGATGATACTttccactttgaatttcgcccATTAAAATCGTATTCACATAATACGAAAAGAACAATTCTGTCTCTTACATCTACGCTTTTTGATCCAATGGGGCTAATCAGCCCTCtaatcattaaatcaaaaattttgctacagaaaCTTTGGATTTTAAAATGTGATTGGGATGAATCTGTGCCTCAAGAAATTGATAGTTCTTGGACTAATATTTTGGCTGATTACCATAATCTaccccaattaaaaatttttcgattCATTCGTTTAACCAATTTGATTGATCTTCAAGTACATGGATTTGGAGATGCCTCTACTAAAGCGTATGGTTGTTGTCTCTATTTCCGATGCATCGATTCATTCGGCAATGTTGTTACAAATCTGGTAGCTTCAAAATCTAGAGTTGCCCCACTAAAAACAAGATCTTTGCCCCGGTTAGAATTGTGCGCATCACATttacttgcaattttttggaatCAACTAAAAAATCATTTCGATTTTtcgatttcaaaaataaatttttggtctgACTCGCAAATTACATTACATTGGATCAGAACTCATTCATCAACTTTATCAACTTTCGTCGGTAATAGAGTTTCTGAAAtccaaaatttatcaaatgatATAGATTGGCGATATATACCTACAGACCAAAATCCTGCAGACTTAGTGTCACGAGGTTGCTCAGTTATCGAACTGGAGAATTCTAATTGGTTTTATGGCCCATCGTTTCTACGATCTTCCGAATCTGAATGGCCACCGTTTGATGGTCCGAATGTCAGCGAAGAAGAAATGACGAtagaaaaaaggaaaacaattttaCTCGCGCAAGAAGAAGATGTGCCATATATAGTTCAAGCGGTTCACAAATTTAGCAACTATTTGAAATGCCTCAGAATTTTCTCatatattttccaatttcagtcgaAAAAACTTAGAAACTGCCTCACTATATCTCCTGATGAACTGAATCATTCACTTCACCGTATTATTTGGGCGATTCAACGTCACTATTTTTCGAATGAAATTAAGCAAATAAACAATTCTGGGACTTTACACAACCATTTATCGTCTTTGGCTCTCTTCATACAAGAAGTTGATGGAGTCGAATTAGTTCGTGTTGGAGGTCGACTTCTAAATTCCGACTTACCTGAAGATATGAAGTTTCCATTCCTCCTGCCTAAATCTGACCCATTTGTTAAAGTTATGATAAACCATTTTCACCAATCAAATTACCACGCTGGCCCTAGAGCTCTGGTGTCGttaatacaacaacaattctggaTCATCAATTGTCGCTCGTTAGCAAGACAAGTGGTTTATAGCTGTATACATTGCACTAAATATAAGCCAAAGCTTTTGACTCAGGTGATGGGAAATTTGCCAAAGGATCGTGTATCTGGCTCTCGCCCATTTCAGGTTGTTGGTGTTGATTTTGCTGGCCCGATTGCAACGTATCTCAGAATTAGAGGAAAAACGCCCTACAAATCGTATATAGCTGTTTTTGTCTGTTTTGCGACAAAAGCAGTCCACCTCGAAGCAGTTTCCGACCTTACGAGTGATGCTTTCATAGCAGCTCTCAAGCGGTTTATTGGTCGAAGAGGTCTTCCATTCAAAATATACTGCGATAATGCCACAAACTTTATTGGCGCTGAGTCAAAATTAAAGGAATTCCACAAACAATTCCACTTAGAagaaacaaaatccaaaattgaATCATTTTCTGGCTCGAAACATATTCAATTTATATTTATCCCTCCAAGAGCACCACATTTTGGCGGTTTATGGGAGGCGGCGGTCAAATCGGCGAAAGGTCACTTATTTCGCACTCTTCCAAATGCACGTCTCACATTTGAGGAATTATCAACAGCTTTAGTGGAAATAGAGGCCATTATGAATTCTCGCCCAATTTCTCCAGCTTCAACTGACCCCAATGATCTTCAAGCCCTTACACCgggacattttttaattggttgtcCTTTACTCAGTTTAccagaaagaacaaattttgactCAGATATCTCTCATTTGCAATCATGGCAAAAAATTTCTGCAGTGAAGTCGCACTTCTGGCGCAGATGGCATAAAGAATATTTGGCTCAACTTCAACATCGTTATAAATGGCAAACCCCGCAGCAAGATCTTAAGGTTAATGATATGGTCATCATCCATGAAGATAATGTCCCACCGTTGAAATGGACAATTGGACGTGTAACAAACATTGTCTCAGGTGATGATGGTTATGCTAGAGTTGCAGATGTGCGAACTCCAACTAATCTACTCAGACGTCCAGtggcaaagttggcgaaattacCAATTGATTGA